From Pandoraea vervacti, the proteins below share one genomic window:
- the nuoH gene encoding NADH-quinone oxidoreductase subunit NuoH — protein sequence MSLNEVINQYGTQLLGVAWPTVWALVRILVVAVILLLCVAYLILWERKLIGWMHVRLGPNRVGPAGLLQPIADVLKLLLKEVITPSQVSKGIYAIAPVMAVLPAFAIWAVIPFQPGAVLADVNAGLLYAIAISSIGVYGVILAGWASNSKYAFLGAMRASAQMISYEIAMGFALVTVLMTAGSLNLSDIVRSQEHGMFAGMGLNLLSWNWLPLLPMFVVYFISGIAETNRHPFDVVEGESEIVAGHMIEYSGMGFALFFLAEYINMIIISALASVLFLGGWSAPFGFLSFIPGVFWLAFKVFLLLSVFIWVRATFPRYRYDQIMRLGWKVFLPLTILWVIVVGGWIMSPWNIWG from the coding sequence ATGAGCCTGAACGAAGTCATCAATCAATACGGCACGCAATTGCTGGGCGTTGCCTGGCCGACGGTGTGGGCGCTGGTCCGCATTCTCGTCGTCGCCGTGATTCTGCTGCTGTGCGTGGCGTATCTGATTCTGTGGGAGCGCAAGCTCATCGGCTGGATGCACGTGCGTCTCGGTCCGAACCGCGTGGGCCCGGCCGGTTTGCTCCAGCCGATCGCCGACGTGTTGAAGCTGCTGCTCAAGGAAGTGATCACGCCGTCGCAGGTCAGCAAGGGCATTTACGCCATCGCGCCGGTGATGGCCGTGCTGCCCGCGTTCGCCATCTGGGCGGTGATCCCGTTCCAGCCGGGCGCTGTGCTGGCCGACGTGAACGCCGGTCTGCTTTACGCCATCGCCATTTCGTCGATCGGCGTGTACGGCGTGATTCTCGCCGGCTGGGCGTCGAACTCGAAGTACGCTTTCCTCGGCGCGATGCGCGCATCGGCCCAGATGATTTCGTATGAAATCGCGATGGGCTTTGCGCTGGTCACGGTGCTGATGACGGCCGGCTCGCTCAACCTGTCGGACATCGTCCGCTCGCAAGAGCACGGCATGTTCGCCGGCATGGGCCTGAACCTGCTGTCGTGGAACTGGCTGCCGCTGCTGCCGATGTTCGTCGTCTACTTCATCTCGGGCATTGCCGAGACGAACCGCCACCCGTTCGACGTGGTGGAAGGCGAGTCGGAAATCGTGGCCGGTCACATGATCGAATACTCGGGCATGGGCTTCGCCCTGTTCTTCCTGGCCGAGTACATCAACATGATCATCATCTCGGCGCTTGCGTCGGTGCTGTTCCTGGGTGGCTGGAGTGCGCCGTTCGGCTTCCTGTCGTTCATCCCGGGCGTGTTCTGGCTGGCGTTCAAGGTGTTCCTGCTGCTGTCGGTGTTCATCTGGGTGCGTGCGACGTTCCCGCGCTACCGCTACGACCAGATCATGCGTCTGGGCTGGAAGGTGTTCCTGCCGTTGACGATCCTCTGGGTGATCGTGGTTGGGGGCTGGATCATGTCGCCCTGGAACATCTGGGGCTGA
- a CDS encoding NADH-quinone oxidoreductase subunit J, whose amino-acid sequence MEFTTFLFYVFALILVISGLKVVTSRNPVQSALFLVLAFFNAAAIWMLLEAEFLAIMLVLVYVGAVMVLFLFVVMMIDINLDELRRGFGKFIPLASTVGAIMIVEAALVLMRGYGATRAPVKAVSAPDVPNTKALGVALYTDYIFAFEVAGLILLVAVVAAVALTMRTRKDHKQTDPSQQVRVKKRDRVRLVSMPAEARQQSTGTDKPAAE is encoded by the coding sequence ATGGAATTCACAACTTTTCTTTTTTACGTGTTTGCGCTGATCCTCGTGATCTCCGGCCTCAAGGTCGTGACCTCGCGCAACCCCGTACAGTCGGCACTGTTCCTGGTGCTGGCGTTCTTCAATGCTGCGGCGATCTGGATGCTGCTCGAAGCCGAGTTTCTGGCAATCATGCTGGTGCTCGTCTACGTCGGCGCGGTGATGGTGCTGTTCCTGTTCGTGGTGATGATGATCGACATCAATCTCGACGAACTGCGTCGCGGCTTCGGCAAGTTCATTCCGCTGGCGAGTACCGTCGGCGCGATCATGATCGTCGAAGCGGCGCTCGTGCTGATGCGCGGCTACGGTGCCACGCGTGCCCCGGTCAAGGCCGTGTCGGCGCCGGACGTACCGAACACCAAGGCCCTCGGCGTGGCGCTCTACACCGATTACATCTTCGCCTTCGAAGTGGCAGGTCTGATCCTGCTGGTGGCCGTCGTGGCAGCCGTTGCGCTCACGATGCGTACCCGTAAGGACCACAAACAGACCGACCCGAGCCAGCAGGTGCGCGTGAAGAAGCGCGACCGCGTGCGTCTGGTGTCGATGCCCGCCGAAGCTCGGCAGCAATCCACCGGCACTGACAAGCCGGCGGCGGAATAA
- a CDS encoding NADH-quinone oxidoreductase subunit D, giving the protein MADIKNYTLNFGPQHPAAHGVLRLVLELDGEVIQRADPHIGLLHRATEKLAESKTFLQSVPYMDRLDYVSMMCNEHAYVMAIEKLLGVDVPIRAQYIRVMFDEITRVLNHLMWIGSHALDVGAMAVFLYAFREREDLFDVYEAVSGARMHAAYYRPGGVYRDLPDTMPKYRASKIHNERAIKKMNEAREGSLLDFIEDFAIRFPKCVDEYETLLTDNRIWKQRLVGIGVVSPERAMQLGFSGAMLRGSGIAWDLRKKQPYEVYDRLDFEIPVGKEGDCYDRYLVRVEEMRQSASLIRQCVKWLRANPGPVITDNHKVAPPSRVEMKSNMEELIHHFKLFTEGFHVPAGETYAAVEHPKGEFGIYLVSDGANKPYRLKIRAPGFAHLSALDEMAKGHMIADAVAIIGTQDIVFGEIDR; this is encoded by the coding sequence GTGGCAGACATCAAGAATTACACCCTGAACTTCGGTCCGCAGCACCCGGCAGCACACGGCGTGCTGCGTCTGGTGCTCGAGCTGGACGGCGAAGTGATCCAGCGCGCCGATCCACACATCGGCCTGTTGCACCGCGCGACCGAAAAGCTCGCCGAATCGAAGACGTTCCTTCAGTCCGTGCCGTACATGGATCGTCTCGATTATGTGTCGATGATGTGCAATGAGCACGCATACGTCATGGCGATCGAAAAGCTGCTCGGCGTGGACGTGCCGATTCGCGCACAATACATCCGTGTAATGTTCGACGAGATCACGCGCGTGCTGAACCACCTGATGTGGATCGGCTCGCACGCGCTCGACGTGGGCGCGATGGCGGTGTTCCTGTACGCCTTCCGTGAGCGCGAAGATCTGTTCGACGTGTACGAAGCCGTCTCGGGCGCCCGTATGCACGCGGCTTACTACCGTCCGGGCGGCGTGTATCGCGATCTGCCGGACACGATGCCGAAATATCGTGCGTCGAAGATTCACAACGAGCGCGCCATCAAGAAGATGAACGAAGCACGAGAAGGCTCGTTGCTCGACTTCATCGAAGATTTCGCCATTCGTTTCCCGAAGTGTGTCGACGAGTACGAAACGCTGCTCACCGACAACCGTATCTGGAAGCAGCGTCTGGTCGGTATCGGTGTGGTGTCGCCCGAGCGCGCCATGCAGCTCGGCTTCTCCGGCGCGATGCTGCGCGGTTCGGGCATTGCCTGGGACTTGCGCAAGAAGCAGCCGTACGAAGTGTACGACCGCCTGGATTTCGAGATTCCGGTGGGCAAGGAAGGCGATTGCTACGACCGTTACCTGGTGCGCGTGGAAGAAATGCGCCAGTCGGCCAGCCTGATCCGCCAGTGTGTGAAGTGGCTGCGTGCGAACCCGGGTCCGGTGATCACCGACAACCACAAGGTGGCGCCGCCCTCGCGCGTCGAGATGAAGTCGAACATGGAAGAGCTGATTCACCACTTCAAGCTCTTCACGGAAGGCTTCCACGTGCCCGCGGGCGAGACGTACGCCGCAGTCGAGCACCCGAAGGGCGAGTTCGGCATCTATCTGGTGTCGGACGGCGCGAACAAGCCGTACCGCCTCAAGATTCGTGCGCCGGGCTTTGCCCACCTTTCCGCGCTCGACGAGATGGCGAAGGGTCACATGATTGCAGACGCTGTCGCGATCATCGGAACCCAGGACATCGTGTTCGGCGAGATCGATCGCTAA
- the nuoF gene encoding NADH-quinone oxidoreductase subunit NuoF, whose amino-acid sequence MTSLHNRHIKPLILADLNGENWHLEDYVKRGGYQQLARILKEGITPEQVIADVKASGLRGRGGAGFPTGLKWSFMPRAFPGQKYLVCNSDEGEPGTFKDRDILRYNPHALIEGMAIGGYAMGITVGYNYIHGEIYEVYERFEEALEEARAAGYLGDNILGTDFSFQLHAHHGYGAYICGEETALLESLEGKKGQPRFKPPFPASFGLYGKPTTINNTETFAAVPFLLATGPQQYLELGKPNNGGTKIFSVSGDVELPGNYEVPLGTPFSELLELAGGMRGGKKLKAVIPGGSSAPVVPAGLMMETTMDYDSIAKAGSMLGSGAVIVMDETRCMVKSLLRLSYFYYEESCGQCTPCREGTGWLWRVVNRIEHGEGRKEDLDLLNSVAENIMGRTICALGDAAAMPVRGMLKHFWDEFAYHVEHKHCLVGAH is encoded by the coding sequence ATGACGTCGCTGCACAACCGTCACATCAAGCCCTTGATTCTTGCCGATCTGAACGGCGAGAACTGGCATCTCGAAGATTACGTCAAGCGCGGGGGGTACCAGCAGCTCGCCCGTATTCTGAAGGAAGGCATCACGCCCGAGCAGGTCATTGCAGACGTCAAGGCGTCCGGCCTGCGTGGTCGTGGAGGCGCAGGCTTCCCGACCGGGCTGAAGTGGAGCTTCATGCCGCGCGCGTTCCCGGGGCAGAAGTACCTCGTCTGTAATTCGGACGAAGGCGAACCGGGCACGTTCAAGGACCGCGACATTCTGCGCTACAACCCGCACGCGCTGATCGAAGGGATGGCCATCGGTGGTTATGCCATGGGCATCACCGTCGGCTACAACTACATCCACGGTGAAATCTACGAAGTGTACGAACGCTTCGAAGAGGCGCTGGAAGAAGCGCGCGCTGCCGGCTATCTGGGCGACAACATTCTCGGCACGGACTTCTCGTTCCAGTTGCACGCACACCATGGCTATGGCGCGTACATCTGCGGTGAAGAAACGGCATTGCTCGAGTCGCTCGAAGGCAAGAAGGGACAGCCGCGTTTCAAGCCGCCTTTCCCGGCGAGCTTTGGTCTGTACGGCAAGCCCACGACCATCAACAACACCGAAACGTTCGCTGCCGTTCCGTTCCTGCTGGCCACCGGTCCGCAGCAGTATCTGGAATTGGGCAAGCCGAACAACGGCGGCACCAAGATTTTCTCGGTGTCGGGCGACGTCGAGCTGCCGGGTAACTACGAAGTGCCGCTGGGCACGCCGTTCTCCGAATTGCTCGAACTGGCCGGCGGCATGCGCGGCGGCAAGAAGTTGAAGGCCGTGATTCCTGGCGGTTCGTCGGCACCGGTCGTGCCGGCCGGGCTGATGATGGAAACCACGATGGACTACGACAGCATCGCCAAGGCAGGTTCGATGCTGGGTTCGGGCGCCGTGATCGTCATGGACGAGACGCGCTGCATGGTGAAGTCGCTGCTGCGCCTGTCCTACTTCTACTACGAAGAATCGTGCGGTCAGTGCACGCCTTGCCGTGAAGGTACGGGCTGGCTGTGGCGCGTGGTCAATCGTATCGAGCATGGTGAAGGCCGCAAGGAAGATCTGGACCTGCTCAACTCGGTGGCCGAGAACATCATGGGCCGTACCATTTGCGCGCTGGGCGACGCCGCAGCGATGCCGGTGCGCGGCATGCTCAAACACTTCTGGGACGAGTTCGCCTACCACGTCGAGCACAAGCATTGCTTGGTCGGCGCTCACTAA
- the nuoE gene encoding NADH-quinone oxidoreductase subunit NuoE, whose translation MLSPEALKKIDRAVAKYPAEQKQSAVMHALAVAQVEKGWLSPEVMQFVADYLEMPAVAVQEVATFYTMFNTSPVGKFKLTVCTNLPCQLTRGEEMAKYLKEKLGVEYGDITPDGLFTVKEGECMGACGDAPVMLVNNHRMCGFMNEEKVDALLDELKAKGAAGEKA comes from the coding sequence ATGCTTTCTCCCGAAGCCCTGAAGAAAATCGACCGTGCCGTTGCCAAATACCCTGCCGAGCAGAAGCAGTCGGCGGTGATGCACGCGCTTGCCGTTGCGCAGGTCGAAAAAGGCTGGTTGTCGCCCGAAGTGATGCAATTCGTGGCGGACTACCTCGAAATGCCCGCCGTCGCGGTGCAAGAGGTCGCAACCTTCTACACCATGTTCAACACGAGCCCGGTGGGCAAGTTCAAGTTGACCGTGTGCACGAACCTGCCTTGCCAGCTCACGCGCGGCGAAGAAATGGCCAAGTACCTGAAGGAGAAGCTGGGCGTCGAGTATGGCGATATCACGCCCGACGGCCTCTTCACGGTCAAGGAAGGCGAGTGCATGGGCGCTTGCGGCGATGCTCCCGTCATGCTGGTGAACAACCATCGCATGTGCGGCTTCATGAACGAAGAAAAGGTCGACGCGCTCCTCGATGAGCTCAAGGCCAAGGGCGCTGCAGGAGAGAAAGCATGA
- the nuoI gene encoding NADH-quinone oxidoreductase subunit NuoI — MVRAIKDFFGSFLLLELLKGMALTGRYTFARKVTVQFPEEKTPLSPRFRGLHALRRYPNGEERCIACKLCEAVCPAMAITIESDVREDNTRRTTRYDIDLTKCIFCGFCEESCPVDSIVETHILEYHGEKRGDLYFTKEMLLAVGDRYENEIAAAKAADAPYR; from the coding sequence ATGGTAAGGGCAATCAAGGACTTTTTCGGCAGTTTCCTGTTGTTGGAACTGCTCAAGGGCATGGCGCTCACGGGGCGCTACACGTTCGCACGCAAGGTGACGGTGCAGTTTCCGGAAGAGAAGACGCCGCTGTCGCCGCGTTTTCGCGGTCTGCATGCGCTGCGTCGTTATCCCAACGGCGAAGAGCGTTGCATCGCCTGCAAGTTGTGCGAAGCGGTGTGCCCGGCAATGGCCATCACGATCGAATCGGACGTGCGTGAAGACAACACGCGTCGTACCACGCGTTACGACATCGATCTGACCAAGTGCATTTTCTGCGGCTTCTGCGAAGAAAGCTGCCCGGTGGACTCGATCGTCGAGACGCACATTCTCGAGTATCACGGCGAGAAGCGCGGCGATCTGTACTTCACCAAGGAGATGTTGCTCGCGGTGGGCGATCGTTACGAAAACGAAATCGCGGCGGCCAAGGCGGCCGATGCGCCGTACCGTTAA
- the nuoK gene encoding NADH-quinone oxidoreductase subunit NuoK has translation MMSLSLAHYLVLGAILFAISITGIFLNRRNVIVLLMAIELMLLAVNLNFVAFSHYLGDIAGQVFVFFILTVAAAEAAIGLAILVTLFRKLETVNVEDLDRLKG, from the coding sequence ATGATGTCGTTGTCGCTAGCGCATTACCTGGTGTTGGGCGCGATTCTGTTCGCGATCAGCATTACCGGTATCTTCCTCAACCGCAGAAACGTGATTGTGCTGCTCATGGCCATCGAGCTGATGTTGCTCGCGGTCAATCTGAACTTCGTCGCGTTCTCACATTACCTGGGCGACATCGCCGGTCAGGTATTCGTGTTCTTCATTCTTACGGTGGCCGCCGCAGAAGCTGCGATCGGTCTGGCCATTCTGGTCACGCTGTTCCGTAAGCTCGAAACGGTCAACGTCGAAGATCTCGACCGCCTCAAGGGTTAA
- a CDS encoding NADH-quinone oxidoreductase subunit C, with protein sequence MSKLEQLKTTLQNVLGARAEQLVEALDELTLTVKASDYLEVARTLRDHPELKFEQLMDVAGLDYSAYGDGAYDGPRYAAVSHLLSLTHNWRLRVRVFAPEDDLPVVASLIDLWSSANWFEREAFDLVGIVFEGHPDLRRILTDYGFIGHPFRKDFPTSGYVEMRYDPEQKRVIYQPVTIEPREITPRIIREEHYAGLKH encoded by the coding sequence ATGTCTAAACTAGAACAACTCAAGACCACCCTGCAAAACGTGCTTGGCGCCCGCGCCGAGCAGTTGGTGGAAGCCCTCGACGAGCTCACGCTCACTGTCAAGGCAAGCGACTATCTCGAAGTGGCGCGCACCCTGCGCGATCATCCCGAGCTGAAGTTCGAGCAATTGATGGACGTTGCCGGGCTCGACTATTCGGCATATGGCGATGGCGCCTACGACGGTCCGCGCTACGCCGCCGTCTCGCATCTGCTCTCGCTCACCCACAACTGGCGCCTGCGCGTGCGTGTGTTCGCACCGGAAGACGATCTGCCGGTCGTGGCGTCGCTGATCGATCTGTGGAGCTCGGCGAACTGGTTCGAGCGCGAAGCCTTCGATCTGGTTGGTATCGTATTTGAAGGTCACCCGGACCTGCGCCGTATCCTCACGGACTACGGCTTCATCGGTCACCCGTTCCGCAAGGACTTCCCGACGTCGGGCTATGTCGAGATGCGTTACGACCCGGAGCAGAAGCGAGTGATCTACCAGCCGGTGACGATCGAGCCGCGCGAAATCACGCCGCGCATCATCCGCGAAGAGCATTACGCCGGTCTGAAACATTAA
- the nuoL gene encoding NADH-quinone oxidoreductase subunit L: protein MASTLNPNLLLAIPLAPLVGSMIAGLFGKQVGRAGAHTVTILGVLVAFVLSVMTFIDVLNGASFNATVYEWARIGELKLEIGFLVDTLTVTMMCVVTSVSLMVHIYTIGYMAEDPGYQRFFSYISLFTFSMLMLVMSNNFLQLFFGWEAVGLVSYLLIGFWYTRPTAIYANMKAFLVNRVGDFGFLLGIGLLLAFTGTLNYGEVFAKANDVAALSFPGTDWRLITVACICLFIGAMGKSAQFPLHVWLPDSMEGPTPISALIHAATMVTAGIFMVSRMSPLFELSDTALSFITIIGAITALFMGFLGMIQNDIKRVVAYSTLSQLGYMTVALGVSAYPVAIFHLMTHAFFKALLFLGAGSVIIGMHHDQDMRNMGGLWKYMPITWITSLLGSLALIGTPFFSGFYSKDSIIEAVAASHLPGSGFAYFAVVASVFVTAFYSFRMYFLVFHGKERFGQAHAHDHHDAHHEEEEDSHDEHHGLAPGQKPHESPAVVTIPLILLAIPSVIIGAIAIAPMLFGEFFKQGVAFKDVIFIGENHPAMEELGHEFHGWVAMALHSFGTLPIALSALGIILAAFFYLKRPDIPEALKNRFSGVYKLLDNKYYMDKINEVVFAKGALKIGRGLWKAGDQGLIDGALVNGSARLVGWFAGVIRFVQSGYIYHYAFAMIIGMLGLLTLFVTLNGK from the coding sequence ATGGCATCCACATTGAATCCCAACCTGCTGCTCGCGATTCCGCTGGCGCCGCTTGTCGGCTCCATGATTGCCGGCCTGTTCGGCAAGCAAGTCGGACGCGCGGGCGCCCACACGGTCACGATCCTCGGCGTGCTGGTCGCGTTTGTCCTGTCGGTCATGACCTTCATCGACGTGTTGAACGGGGCGAGCTTCAACGCCACGGTCTACGAATGGGCGCGCATCGGCGAGCTCAAGCTCGAGATCGGTTTCCTCGTCGACACGCTCACCGTCACGATGATGTGCGTGGTCACCTCCGTGTCGCTGATGGTGCACATCTACACCATCGGCTACATGGCGGAAGATCCTGGCTACCAGCGCTTCTTCTCCTACATCTCGCTGTTCACGTTCTCGATGTTGATGCTCGTGATGAGCAACAACTTCCTGCAACTGTTCTTCGGCTGGGAAGCGGTGGGTCTGGTCTCGTACCTGCTGATCGGTTTCTGGTACACGCGTCCGACCGCGATCTACGCCAACATGAAGGCATTCCTGGTCAACCGTGTCGGCGACTTCGGCTTCCTGCTCGGTATCGGCCTGCTGCTCGCCTTCACCGGCACGCTGAACTACGGCGAAGTGTTCGCCAAGGCCAACGATGTCGCGGCCCTGTCGTTCCCGGGCACCGACTGGCGCCTGATCACCGTGGCCTGTATCTGCCTGTTCATCGGCGCGATGGGTAAGTCGGCGCAGTTCCCGCTTCACGTCTGGCTGCCGGACTCGATGGAAGGCCCGACCCCGATCTCGGCGCTGATTCACGCCGCAACGATGGTGACGGCCGGTATCTTCATGGTGAGCCGCATGTCGCCGCTGTTCGAACTGTCGGACACTGCGCTGTCGTTCATCACGATCATCGGTGCGATCACGGCGCTGTTCATGGGCTTCCTGGGCATGATCCAGAACGACATCAAGCGTGTCGTGGCCTATTCGACGCTCTCGCAGCTCGGTTACATGACGGTCGCGCTCGGCGTGTCGGCCTACCCGGTCGCCATCTTCCACCTGATGACGCACGCGTTCTTCAAGGCGCTGCTGTTCCTCGGCGCAGGCTCGGTCATCATCGGCATGCATCACGATCAGGACATGCGCAACATGGGCGGCCTGTGGAAGTACATGCCGATCACGTGGATCACGTCGCTGCTGGGCTCGCTCGCCCTGATCGGCACGCCGTTCTTCTCGGGTTTCTATTCGAAGGACTCGATCATCGAAGCGGTGGCTGCCTCGCATCTGCCGGGTTCGGGCTTCGCCTACTTCGCAGTGGTCGCCAGCGTGTTCGTCACGGCGTTCTACTCGTTCCGTATGTACTTCCTGGTCTTCCACGGCAAGGAGCGTTTCGGTCAGGCCCATGCGCATGATCATCACGATGCGCACCACGAGGAAGAAGAGGATTCGCACGACGAGCACCACGGTCTGGCCCCGGGCCAGAAGCCGCACGAGTCGCCGGCTGTCGTCACGATTCCGCTGATCCTGCTGGCGATTCCGTCGGTCATCATCGGTGCCATTGCGATCGCCCCGATGCTCTTCGGCGAGTTCTTCAAGCAGGGCGTGGCGTTCAAGGACGTGATCTTCATCGGCGAAAATCACCCGGCGATGGAAGAGCTCGGCCACGAGTTCCACGGCTGGGTGGCGATGGCGCTGCACTCGTTCGGCACGCTGCCGATCGCGCTGTCGGCGCTGGGCATCATCCTGGCAGCGTTCTTCTACCTCAAGCGCCCGGATATTCCGGAAGCGCTGAAGAACAGGTTCTCGGGCGTCTACAAGCTGCTCGATAACAAGTACTACATGGACAAGATCAACGAAGTGGTCTTCGCCAAGGGCGCGCTCAAGATTGGCCGCGGCCTGTGGAAGGCGGGCGATCAGGGCCTGATCGACGGCGCGCTCGTGAATGGCAGCGCACGTCTGGTGGGCTGGTTCGCCGGCGTCATCCGCTTCGTCCAATCCGGTTACATCTATCACTACGCGTTCGCCATGATCATCGGCATGCTCGGGCTCCTGACGCTGTTTGTGACGTTGAACGGCAAGTAA
- the nuoG gene encoding NADH-quinone oxidoreductase subunit NuoG, with protein sequence MVEIEIDGQKVEVPEGSMVIQAAKKNGTYIPHFCYHKKLSIAANCRMCLVEVEKAPKAVPACATPVANGMIVRTNSEKAVKAQQSVMEFLLINHPLDCPICDQGGECQLQDLAVGYGKSASRYQEEKRVVFHKNVGPLISMEEMSRCIHCTRCVRFGQEVAGVMEFGMLGRGEHSEITSFVGKTVDSELSGNMIDLCPVGALTSKPFRYSARTWELSRRKSVSPHDGVGANLVVQVKNNKVMRVVPLENEAINECWISDKDRFSYEGLNSDERLTKPMLKQGGEWHEVDWQTALEYVGHGLTDIIRDFGADAVAALASPHATVEELHLLQKFVRALGSDNVDFRLRQTDVSGGTQGAPWLGLPIAELDTLQSALVVGSFLRKDHPLFASRLRSAVKAGAQLNLLHGSDDDLLVKLANKIIAAPSAWVSELAGIAVAAAAAKGVAAPAELAGVNASEAAKAIAASLVSGERRAILLGNAAVQHPQFAQLHAIAQVIADLTGAKLGFLTEGANTVGGYAVKATNAKGAAALFAQPRQAYLLLNAEPEFDSADAKQALTALGAAKMVVSLSPFKHGLEYADVLLPIAPFTETAGTFINAEGLPQHFNGVVRALGETRPGWKVLRVLGNLLKLQGFEQDTAEQVRDEALAGFSAASLDNRAKAALVAPKAPTQGLERLADVPIYAADGLVRRAPSLQLTNDAKAALRATLPAALFDSLGLAKGDAVRVRQGDAVVTLPAARSETLPANVVRVPAATPASAALGAMFGEISVEKA encoded by the coding sequence ATGGTTGAAATCGAAATTGACGGCCAAAAGGTCGAGGTGCCCGAAGGCAGCATGGTGATCCAGGCTGCCAAGAAGAACGGCACCTATATTCCCCACTTCTGTTACCACAAGAAGTTGTCCATCGCTGCGAACTGCCGCATGTGCCTGGTCGAGGTCGAGAAGGCCCCGAAGGCTGTGCCGGCATGTGCTACGCCGGTGGCCAACGGCATGATCGTGCGTACGAACTCCGAGAAGGCTGTGAAGGCACAGCAATCGGTCATGGAGTTCCTGCTGATCAACCACCCGCTCGACTGCCCGATCTGCGATCAGGGCGGTGAGTGCCAACTGCAGGATCTGGCAGTCGGTTACGGCAAGTCGGCATCGCGCTATCAGGAAGAAAAGCGCGTGGTGTTCCACAAGAACGTGGGCCCGCTCATCTCGATGGAAGAGATGTCGCGCTGCATCCACTGCACCCGCTGCGTGCGCTTCGGCCAGGAAGTGGCCGGGGTCATGGAATTCGGCATGCTGGGTCGTGGCGAGCACTCGGAAATCACGTCGTTCGTCGGCAAGACGGTCGACTCCGAACTCTCGGGCAACATGATCGACCTGTGCCCGGTCGGTGCACTGACCTCGAAGCCGTTCCGCTACAGCGCCCGTACGTGGGAACTGTCGCGCCGCAAGTCGGTGAGCCCTCACGACGGCGTGGGTGCGAACCTCGTGGTGCAAGTGAAGAACAACAAGGTCATGCGCGTTGTGCCGCTCGAGAACGAAGCGATCAACGAATGCTGGATCTCGGACAAGGATCGTTTCTCGTACGAAGGTCTGAACAGCGACGAGCGCCTCACCAAGCCGATGCTCAAGCAGGGCGGTGAATGGCATGAAGTCGACTGGCAAACGGCGCTCGAGTATGTCGGCCATGGCCTGACGGACATCATCCGCGACTTCGGCGCCGACGCCGTCGCCGCGCTGGCGTCGCCGCATGCGACCGTCGAGGAACTGCATCTGCTGCAAAAGTTCGTGCGTGCACTCGGTAGCGACAACGTCGATTTCCGTCTGCGTCAGACCGACGTGTCGGGCGGCACGCAGGGTGCGCCCTGGCTCGGCCTGCCGATCGCCGAACTGGACACGCTGCAAAGCGCGCTGGTCGTCGGTTCGTTCCTGCGCAAGGATCACCCGCTGTTCGCCTCGCGTCTGCGCTCGGCCGTCAAGGCCGGTGCTCAGCTGAACCTCCTGCATGGCTCGGACGACGATCTGCTGGTGAAACTCGCCAACAAGATCATTGCCGCACCGAGCGCGTGGGTAAGCGAGCTGGCCGGTATCGCCGTGGCCGCCGCCGCTGCCAAGGGCGTTGCCGCGCCTGCGGAGCTGGCCGGTGTGAATGCCAGCGAAGCTGCCAAGGCCATCGCCGCTTCGCTCGTCAGCGGCGAGCGTCGTGCGATTCTGTTGGGCAACGCGGCAGTTCAGCATCCGCAATTCGCGCAACTGCATGCCATCGCGCAAGTGATCGCCGACCTGACCGGCGCCAAGCTCGGCTTCCTGACCGAAGGCGCCAACACGGTTGGCGGCTATGCCGTCAAGGCGACGAATGCCAAGGGCGCTGCCGCGCTGTTCGCACAGCCGCGTCAGGCTTATCTGCTGCTGAACGCCGAGCCGGAATTCGATTCGGCCGATGCGAAGCAAGCCCTCACGGCACTGGGCGCCGCGAAGATGGTCGTTTCGCTCTCGCCGTTCAAGCACGGTCTCGAATACGCCGACGTGCTGCTGCCGATCGCCCCGTTCACGGAAACGGCGGGTACGTTCATCAACGCCGAAGGTCTGCCGCAACACTTCAACGGCGTGGTGCGTGCGCTGGGTGAGACCCGCCCGGGCTGGAAGGTGCTGCGCGTGTTGGGCAACCTGCTCAAGCTGCAAGGCTTCGAACAGGACACGGCCGAACAAGTGCGCGACGAAGCGCTGGCGGGTTTCTCGGCGGCGTCGCTCGACAACCGCGCGAAGGCTGCACTGGTAGCACCGAAGGCACCGACGCAAGGTCTGGAGCGTCTGGCCGATGTGCCCATTTACGCTGCCGACGGGCTCGTGCGCCGCGCGCCGTCGCTGCAACTGACCAACGATGCCAAGGCTGCGCTGCGCGCCACGCTGCCGGCGGCGCTGTTCGACAGCCTGGGTCTCGCCAAGGGCGACGCGGTTCGCGTGCGCCAGGGCGACGCCGTGGTTACGCTGCCGGCCGCTCGCTCGGAAACGCTGCCCGCCAATGTGGTGCGCGTACCGGCAGCCACGCCGGCGTCCGCCGCGCTTGGCGCGATGTTCGGTGAAATTTCGGTGGAGAAGGCGTAA